The Streptomyces sp. NL15-2K genome contains a region encoding:
- a CDS encoding sugar ABC transporter substrate-binding protein produces the protein MDRSSRFHSRGVAPVVALAAAAALTLAGCSSSSGGKKSEEGEAGASAGKATTPRMTVALVTHQSPGDTFWDIVRKGAEAAAAKDNIKLIYSADPNAGNQANLVQNAIDQKVDGIAITLAKPDALKGVVAKAKSANIPVVGLNSGVSDWQKLGLMEFFGQDETVAGEALGKRLNESGAKNAVCVIQEQGNIGLTQRCDGVKKTFSGKLQTLFVDGKDMPSVKSTITAKLSQDKSIDYVVTLGAPFALTAVQSLSDAGSKAKVATFDLNKDLTSAIEQGTIQFAVDQQPYLQGYLAIDSLWLYKNNGNYSGGGEQPVLTGPAFVDKSNVDAVAKFAAKGTR, from the coding sequence ATGGACCGCTCTTCTCGCTTCCACTCCCGCGGAGTCGCCCCGGTTGTGGCTCTGGCCGCGGCAGCGGCCCTGACCCTCGCAGGCTGCTCCAGCAGCTCCGGCGGCAAGAAATCCGAGGAGGGGGAAGCGGGAGCCTCCGCAGGCAAGGCCACCACCCCCCGGATGACCGTCGCCCTGGTCACTCACCAGTCGCCCGGTGACACCTTCTGGGACATCGTTCGCAAGGGCGCGGAGGCCGCCGCCGCCAAGGACAACATCAAGCTCATCTACTCCGCCGACCCGAACGCGGGCAACCAGGCCAACCTGGTGCAGAACGCGATCGACCAGAAGGTCGACGGCATCGCGATCACGCTGGCCAAGCCGGACGCCCTGAAGGGCGTCGTGGCCAAGGCGAAGTCCGCGAACATACCCGTGGTCGGCCTCAACTCCGGTGTGAGCGACTGGCAGAAGCTCGGCCTCATGGAGTTCTTCGGGCAGGACGAGACCGTGGCGGGCGAGGCCCTGGGCAAGCGGCTGAACGAGTCCGGCGCCAAGAACGCCGTCTGTGTCATCCAGGAGCAGGGCAACATCGGCCTCACCCAGCGCTGCGACGGCGTGAAGAAGACCTTCTCGGGCAAGCTGCAGACGCTCTTCGTCGACGGCAAGGACATGCCGTCCGTGAAGTCGACGATCACCGCCAAGCTCAGCCAGGACAAGTCCATCGACTACGTCGTCACCCTCGGCGCCCCCTTCGCGCTGACGGCGGTGCAGTCGCTGTCCGACGCCGGCAGCAAGGCCAAGGTCGCGACCTTCGACCTCAACAAGGACCTGACCAGCGCCATCGAGCAGGGCACGATCCAGTTCGCCGTCGACCAGCAGCCCTACCTCCAGGGCTACCTGGCGATCGACTCCCTCTGGCTGTACAAGAACAACGGCAACTACAGCGGCGGTGGTGAGCAGCCGGTGCTGACCGGCCCGGCCTTCGTCGACAAGTCCAATGTCGACGCGGTGGCCAAGTTCGCCGCGAAGGGCACTCGGTGA
- a CDS encoding ABC transporter permease has product MSMTQQAAPAVDTPPAPEPKETDGRTSQRSLALRLLARPEVGVFLGAVAVYIFFLISAPPVRDGSSMANILYQSSTLGIVTIPVALLMIGGEFDLSAGVGVITSALTASMISYQLTMNVWIGVLVALIVSLAVGFLNGWLVVKTGLPSFLITLGMFLTLQGVNLAVTKLVTGNVATDDISDMDGFAQAQNIFASSFDIGGVQVKITVFYWLVFAALATWVLLRTKYGNWIFAVGGNKDSARAVGVPVAFTKISLFMLVGVGAWFVGMHQLFSFNTVQSGEGVGIELIYISAAVIGGCLLTGGAGSAIGPVFGAFMFGLVQQGIVYAGWNPDWFKAFLGVMLLGAVLINQWVRRTATRR; this is encoded by the coding sequence ATGAGTATGACCCAGCAGGCTGCGCCGGCGGTTGACACGCCGCCGGCTCCCGAACCGAAGGAAACCGACGGCCGCACCTCACAACGCTCCCTGGCGCTGAGGTTGCTCGCCCGGCCCGAGGTGGGTGTCTTCCTCGGTGCCGTCGCGGTGTACATCTTCTTCCTGATCTCGGCGCCGCCGGTACGTGACGGCAGCTCGATGGCCAACATCCTCTACCAGTCGTCGACGCTCGGGATCGTGACCATTCCCGTGGCGCTGCTGATGATCGGCGGGGAGTTCGACCTGTCCGCCGGTGTCGGGGTGATCACCTCGGCGCTCACCGCGAGCATGATCAGCTATCAGCTGACCATGAACGTGTGGATCGGTGTGCTCGTCGCGCTGATCGTGTCGCTGGCGGTCGGTTTCCTCAACGGGTGGCTGGTCGTGAAAACCGGGCTGCCGAGCTTCCTGATCACCCTGGGTATGTTCCTGACCTTGCAGGGCGTGAACCTGGCCGTGACCAAGCTGGTCACGGGCAACGTGGCCACCGACGACATCAGCGACATGGACGGCTTCGCCCAGGCGCAGAACATCTTCGCCTCGTCGTTCGACATCGGCGGTGTCCAGGTGAAGATCACGGTCTTCTACTGGCTGGTCTTCGCCGCCCTGGCGACCTGGGTGCTGCTGCGCACCAAGTACGGCAACTGGATCTTCGCCGTCGGCGGCAACAAGGACAGCGCCCGCGCCGTCGGTGTGCCGGTGGCCTTCACCAAGATCTCCCTGTTCATGCTGGTCGGCGTCGGCGCCTGGTTCGTCGGCATGCACCAGCTGTTCTCCTTCAACACCGTGCAGTCCGGCGAAGGCGTCGGTATCGAGCTGATCTACATCTCGGCGGCGGTGATCGGCGGCTGTCTGCTGACCGGCGGCGCCGGCTCGGCGATCGGCCCGGTCTTCGGCGCGTTCATGTTCGGCCTGGTGCAGCAGGGCATCGTCTACGCCGGCTGGAACCCGGACTGGTTCAAGGCCTTCCTCGGCGTGATGCTCCTCGGCGCCGTCCTCATCAATCAATGGGTCCGGCGCACGGCGACCCGGAGGTGA
- a CDS encoding ATP-binding cassette domain-containing protein, which translates to MTSKETGTHGAVLADDAPVADKDAAIVELRGTGKSYGNIRALHGVDLKVFANQVSCVLGDNGAGKSTLIKIISGLHQHTEGDFLVDGEPVRFSTPREALDKGIATVYQDLAVVPLMPVWRNFFLGSEKTKGPWPVRRLDIDWMKKTADEELRNMGIVLDDMEQPIGTLSGGQRQCVAIARAVYFGARVLILDEPTAALGVKQSGVVLKYIAAARERGLGVIFITHNPHHAYMVGDHFSVLRLGTMELSAARDQITLEELTNHMAGGTELAALKHELAQVRGVDVEELPEAEDLTVPAASTGEGKS; encoded by the coding sequence ATGACAAGCAAGGAAACCGGCACCCATGGCGCCGTCCTCGCGGACGACGCACCCGTGGCCGACAAGGATGCGGCGATCGTCGAGCTGCGTGGAACGGGCAAGTCGTACGGCAACATCCGTGCCCTGCACGGTGTGGACCTGAAGGTCTTCGCCAATCAGGTCAGCTGCGTGCTCGGCGACAACGGCGCCGGCAAGTCGACCCTGATCAAGATCATCTCGGGGTTGCACCAGCACACCGAGGGCGACTTCCTCGTCGACGGCGAACCGGTGCGTTTCTCCACCCCGCGTGAGGCCCTCGACAAGGGCATCGCCACCGTCTACCAGGACCTGGCGGTCGTGCCGCTGATGCCGGTGTGGCGCAACTTCTTCCTCGGCTCGGAGAAGACCAAGGGCCCCTGGCCGGTGCGCCGCCTGGACATCGACTGGATGAAGAAGACCGCGGACGAAGAGCTGCGCAACATGGGCATCGTCCTCGATGACATGGAGCAGCCGATCGGCACCCTGTCGGGCGGCCAGCGCCAGTGTGTGGCGATCGCCCGCGCGGTGTACTTCGGCGCCCGGGTGCTGATCCTGGACGAGCCGACCGCCGCCCTGGGCGTGAAGCAGTCGGGCGTGGTGCTGAAGTACATCGCCGCCGCCCGCGAGCGCGGTCTCGGGGTCATCTTCATCACCCACAACCCCCACCACGCCTACATGGTCGGCGACCACTTCAGCGTGCTGCGCCTGGGCACGATGGAGCTGTCCGCCGCCCGTGACCAGATCACGCTGGAGGAGCTGACCAACCACATGGCCGGCGGCACCGAACTCGCCGCCCTCAAGCACGAGCTGGCACAGGTCCGGGGCGTGGACGTCGAGGAACTCCCCGAAGCGGAAGACCTCACCGTGCCCGCGGCGAGCACCGGCGAAGGGAAGTCCTGA
- a CDS encoding sugar phosphate isomerase/epimerase produces the protein MTPALDRIRVGSAPDSWGVWFPDDPRQVPWERFLDEVTEAGYPWIELGPYGYLPTDPARLTDEVTRRNLKVSAGTVFTGLHRGPSVWESTWEHVSQVAALTQAMGARHLVVIPSFWRDDKTAEILEPPELTGEQWAHLTKGMERLGHEVKEAYGLDIVVHPHADTHIDTEDHVERFLDSTDSDLVNLCLDTGHYAYCGGDSVKLIETYGERIGYLHLKQVDPEILADVVKNEVPFGPAVQRGVMCEPPSGVPELEPVLVAAQKLGVDLFAIVEQDMYPCEPDKPLPIAVRTRKFLRSCGA, from the coding sequence ATGACCCCTGCGCTGGACCGCATCCGGGTCGGGTCGGCTCCCGACTCGTGGGGCGTCTGGTTCCCCGACGACCCGCGGCAGGTGCCCTGGGAACGCTTCCTGGACGAGGTCACCGAGGCCGGCTACCCCTGGATCGAGCTGGGCCCGTACGGCTACCTGCCGACGGACCCGGCCCGGCTCACCGACGAGGTGACCAGGCGGAACCTGAAGGTCTCCGCGGGCACGGTCTTCACCGGCCTGCACCGCGGCCCCTCGGTCTGGGAGTCCACCTGGGAGCACGTCAGCCAGGTCGCCGCGCTCACCCAGGCCATGGGCGCGCGGCACCTGGTGGTGATCCCCTCCTTCTGGCGGGACGACAAGACCGCCGAGATCCTGGAGCCGCCGGAGCTCACCGGCGAGCAGTGGGCCCACCTGACCAAGGGCATGGAGCGGCTCGGGCACGAGGTGAAGGAGGCGTACGGCCTCGACATCGTCGTGCACCCGCACGCCGACACCCACATCGACACCGAGGACCACGTCGAGCGCTTCCTCGACTCGACCGACTCCGACCTGGTCAACCTGTGCCTGGACACCGGGCACTACGCCTACTGCGGCGGGGACAGCGTCAAGCTCATCGAGACGTACGGCGAACGCATCGGCTATCTGCACCTCAAGCAGGTCGACCCGGAGATCCTCGCCGACGTCGTCAAGAACGAGGTGCCGTTCGGCCCCGCCGTGCAGCGCGGAGTGATGTGCGAACCGCCGTCCGGCGTACCGGAACTGGAGCCGGTGCTGGTCGCGGCCCAGAAGCTCGGTGTGGACCTGTTCGCGATCGTCGAGCAGGACATGTACCCCTGCGAGCCGGACAAGCCGCTGCCGATCGCGGTGCGCACCCGCAAGTTCCTGAGGTCCTGCGGCGCCTGA
- a CDS encoding Gfo/Idh/MocA family oxidoreductase, producing MTERATLGVAVIGTGRMGADHVRRIHQVTSGARVAAVVDVDAERAKQVAARVDGCTAYTDPAAAMAAADVDALLVASPGPAHEATLLAAFEHDLPVLCEKPLTPDAASALRVLEAERKLGRRRVQVGFMRRYDAEYVKLKSLLETGQLGRPLMVHNRHRNVASPPFFTSDMLISDSVAHETDVTRWLLGQEITAVTVLRPRASANAPDALQDPQFVIFETDGGAVVDVEIFVNCGFGYQVQAEVVCERGTARIGDGHALVTNMAGRWGGTIAQDFTERFADAYDREVQAWVDATRAGEVTGPSVWDGYAAAAVCEAGVRALEDGGRVAVELVDKPALYGA from the coding sequence ATGACTGAGCGCGCCACCCTGGGAGTCGCAGTCATCGGTACCGGAAGAATGGGCGCCGACCACGTGCGCCGTATCCATCAGGTCACCAGCGGAGCCCGGGTGGCCGCCGTCGTGGACGTCGACGCGGAACGCGCCAAACAGGTCGCGGCCCGCGTCGACGGCTGCACCGCCTACACCGACCCGGCCGCCGCGATGGCGGCGGCCGACGTCGACGCCCTCCTGGTCGCTTCCCCGGGCCCGGCCCACGAGGCCACCCTGCTGGCGGCCTTCGAGCACGACCTGCCGGTGCTGTGCGAGAAGCCGCTCACCCCCGACGCGGCCTCCGCGCTGCGGGTGCTGGAGGCCGAGCGGAAGCTGGGCCGGCGGCGCGTGCAGGTCGGCTTCATGCGGCGCTACGACGCCGAGTACGTCAAGCTCAAGTCCCTCCTGGAGACAGGCCAGTTGGGCAGGCCGCTGATGGTGCACAACCGGCACCGCAACGTGGCCAGCCCGCCCTTCTTCACCAGCGACATGCTCATCAGCGACTCCGTGGCGCACGAGACGGACGTGACCCGATGGCTGCTCGGCCAGGAGATCACGGCCGTCACCGTGCTGCGCCCGAGAGCGTCCGCGAACGCGCCGGACGCCTTGCAGGACCCGCAGTTCGTCATCTTCGAGACGGACGGCGGCGCGGTCGTCGACGTGGAGATCTTCGTCAACTGCGGCTTCGGCTACCAGGTCCAGGCCGAGGTGGTCTGCGAACGCGGCACCGCCCGCATCGGCGACGGCCACGCCCTGGTCACCAACATGGCCGGCCGCTGGGGCGGCACCATCGCCCAGGACTTCACCGAGCGCTTCGCCGACGCCTACGACCGCGAGGTCCAGGCCTGGGTCGACGCCACCCGCGCCGGCGAGGTCACCGGCCCGAGCGTGTGGGACGGCTACGCCGCGGCGGCCGTGTGCGAGGCGGGAGTGCGGGCGCTGGAGGACGGCGGGCGGGTGGCGGTGGAGCTGGTCGACAAGCCCGCACTGTATGGAGCTTGA
- a CDS encoding Gfo/Idh/MocA family oxidoreductase — protein MSEPDREPLRIGILGAARITERALVDPARAGGHRLVAVAARDRSRAEAFAAAHGVERVAASYADLLADPEVEAVYNPLANGLHGPWNLAALAAGKHVLSEKPSASNAEEAAEVREAAAKAGTVFMEGFHYLFHPVTRRLHEIAASGELGELRRMEALVAIPAPEDSDPRWSLPLAGGALMDLGCYSLHAVRMLAPWAGGAPRLVSARGGERAGAPGLDEWLDAELAFPDGATGSARCHMAYGELEMSCRIIGSRGEASAPNFVLPQLDDRVVVRTEEQGERTERLGTRSSYTYQLEAFADRVRGGSPLPLDADDALATMSLIDDSYRAAGFEPRPRTTLAG, from the coding sequence ATGAGCGAACCGGACCGGGAACCGCTGCGCATAGGAATACTGGGCGCGGCACGCATCACCGAACGCGCCCTCGTGGACCCGGCCCGGGCGGGCGGCCATCGCCTCGTCGCGGTGGCCGCCCGCGACCGGTCCCGCGCCGAGGCCTTCGCGGCGGCGCACGGCGTGGAGCGGGTGGCCGCCAGTTACGCCGATCTGCTCGCCGATCCCGAGGTCGAGGCCGTCTACAACCCGCTCGCCAACGGCCTGCACGGGCCGTGGAACCTCGCCGCGCTCGCGGCGGGCAAGCACGTCCTGTCGGAGAAGCCGTCGGCGAGCAACGCCGAGGAGGCCGCCGAGGTGCGGGAGGCGGCCGCGAAGGCGGGCACCGTCTTCATGGAGGGCTTCCACTACCTCTTCCACCCCGTCACCCGGCGCCTGCACGAGATTGCGGCCTCGGGCGAACTCGGGGAGTTGCGGCGGATGGAGGCCCTGGTGGCGATTCCCGCGCCTGAGGACTCCGACCCGCGCTGGTCGCTGCCGCTGGCCGGCGGCGCCCTGATGGATCTCGGCTGCTACAGCTTGCACGCGGTGCGGATGCTCGCGCCGTGGGCGGGCGGCGCACCGCGGCTCGTCTCCGCGCGGGGCGGGGAGCGGGCGGGGGCGCCGGGGCTCGACGAATGGCTGGACGCCGAGCTGGCGTTCCCGGACGGGGCAACCGGTTCCGCGCGCTGTCACATGGCGTACGGCGAACTGGAGATGAGCTGCCGGATCATCGGCTCCCGGGGTGAGGCGAGCGCGCCGAACTTCGTGCTGCCGCAGCTGGACGACCGGGTCGTGGTGCGTACGGAGGAGCAGGGTGAGCGGACGGAGCGGCTCGGTACGCGGTCGTCGTACACCTACCAGTTGGAGGCGTTCGCGGACCGGGTGCGCGGAGGCAGCCCGCTGCCGCTGGACGCGGACGACGCGCTGGCGACGATGTCGCTGATCGACGACAGCTACCGCGCGGCCGGGTTCGAGCCGCGACCGCGCACGACACTCGCGGGCTGA
- a CDS encoding Gfo/Idh/MocA family oxidoreductase, translated as MRIGILGLGRIGAFHAETLSGLDAVESLVLTDPFADAAKTAAERFGGEVVDSPEALLAAGVDGIVVAAATDAHPGLILAGVEAGIPVFCEKPVAKTMTEGVEVLKAVEGRGVPIQIGYNRRFDAGFVAARAAVRSGELGKLHTVRSTTLDPAPPPAAYIAASGGIFRDCSVHDFDIIRWVTGREVTEVYAVGGNRGAEYIKEAGDADTTGALLTLDDGTIAVISNSRHNARGYDVRMEIHGFTDSIAVGLEDKLPLRSVEPGVTFPAGTPHDFFMDRFTEAYRAELTAFTEVVAGTRPSPCTIEDALEAGWIADACTLSLQEHRPVTIQEVRQA; from the coding sequence ATGCGTATCGGAATCCTCGGCCTCGGCCGCATCGGCGCCTTCCACGCCGAGACCCTCTCCGGACTCGACGCGGTCGAGTCGCTCGTGCTCACCGACCCGTTCGCGGACGCCGCCAAGACCGCCGCGGAGCGGTTCGGCGGCGAGGTCGTGGACTCGCCCGAGGCCCTGCTGGCCGCCGGGGTGGACGGCATCGTGGTCGCGGCGGCGACGGACGCCCACCCCGGGCTGATCCTTGCCGGGGTCGAGGCGGGCATCCCCGTCTTCTGTGAGAAGCCCGTCGCCAAGACCATGACCGAGGGTGTGGAGGTGCTCAAGGCCGTCGAGGGCAGGGGCGTGCCGATCCAGATCGGCTACAACCGCCGCTTCGACGCCGGTTTCGTCGCCGCCCGGGCCGCCGTGCGGAGCGGTGAGCTGGGCAAGCTGCACACCGTACGGTCGACCACGCTGGACCCGGCGCCGCCGCCGGCCGCGTACATCGCCGCGTCCGGGGGCATCTTCCGGGACTGCTCGGTGCACGACTTCGACATCATCCGCTGGGTGACCGGCCGCGAGGTGACCGAGGTGTACGCCGTCGGCGGCAACCGCGGCGCGGAGTACATCAAGGAGGCGGGCGACGCCGACACCACCGGCGCGCTCCTCACCCTCGACGACGGCACCATCGCGGTGATCTCCAACTCCCGCCACAACGCCCGGGGTTACGACGTCCGTATGGAGATCCACGGCTTCACGGACTCCATCGCCGTCGGTCTGGAGGACAAGCTGCCGCTGCGCTCCGTGGAGCCCGGGGTGACCTTCCCGGCGGGCACCCCGCACGACTTCTTCATGGACCGCTTCACCGAGGCCTACCGCGCCGAACTCACCGCGTTCACCGAGGTCGTGGCCGGCACCCGGCCCTCCCCGTGCACGATCGAGGACGCCCTGGAGGCGGGCTGGATCGCGGACGCGTGCACACTGTCGCTTCAGGAGCACCGCCCCGTGACGATCCAGGAGGTACGGCAGGCATGA
- a CDS encoding SDR family oxidoreductase, with translation MGLLDDKVVLVNGGSQGVGAAIARAAVREGARVAVTGRRPEPGEALVAELAASGGKAMFVQADLADAEQAKASVAEVVDAYGRIDCLVNSAGLTSRGTLLDTTPELFDQHIAINLKAPFFAMQAAVADMVARKEPGTVVNIITSSAHGGQSFLAPYVAAKAGLVGLTRNAAHAHRFDRVRINGLNIGWTATEGEDATQKAFHGAGDDWREQAAARLPMGKLGQPDEIADFVVFLLSDRSGVVTGSVIDWDQNVLGGLD, from the coding sequence ATGGGACTTCTCGACGACAAGGTCGTCCTCGTCAACGGCGGCAGCCAGGGTGTGGGCGCGGCGATCGCCCGGGCCGCGGTCCGCGAGGGGGCGCGGGTCGCCGTCACCGGGCGGCGCCCGGAGCCGGGCGAGGCGCTCGTGGCCGAGCTGGCCGCGTCCGGCGGCAAGGCGATGTTCGTTCAGGCCGACCTGGCGGACGCCGAGCAGGCCAAGGCCTCCGTGGCCGAGGTGGTCGACGCCTACGGCCGGATCGACTGCCTGGTCAACTCGGCGGGCCTCACCTCCCGGGGCACGCTGCTCGACACCACGCCCGAGCTGTTCGACCAGCACATCGCGATCAACCTCAAGGCGCCGTTCTTCGCCATGCAGGCCGCCGTCGCGGACATGGTGGCGCGGAAGGAGCCGGGCACGGTCGTCAACATCATCACGTCCTCGGCGCACGGCGGGCAGTCGTTCCTGGCCCCGTACGTCGCCGCCAAGGCCGGGCTCGTCGGCCTGACCCGCAACGCGGCGCACGCGCACCGCTTCGACCGGGTCCGCATCAACGGCCTGAACATCGGCTGGACCGCGACCGAGGGCGAGGACGCGACGCAGAAGGCCTTCCACGGCGCGGGGGACGACTGGCGTGAGCAGGCGGCCGCCCGGCTGCCGATGGGCAAGCTGGGCCAGCCGGACGAGATCGCCGACTTCGTCGTCTTTCTGCTGTCGGACCGGTCCGGCGTGGTCACCGGTTCGGTGATCGACTGGGACCAGAACGTCCTGGGCGGGTTGGACTGA
- a CDS encoding phytanoyl-CoA dioxygenase family protein: protein MSLTAAQHRAWLTEQDCDLGVLRSLVERTTDITAYPHASTVESNILVYDSERLRAAGAGRDVRAELVRALTDGPGIAVFRGAFPEAAVDRLTGVFEALMGEQRASGADAGDHFATPGANDRVWNALEKAALYDPEVFADYYASDVLALVSAAWLGPGYQVTSQVNVVNPGGAAQTAHRDYHLGFLSNEAAAAYPAHVHRLSPVLTLQGAVAHCDMPVESGPTLYLPYSQTYEPGYLAWRLPEFQAYFKAHHVQLPLAKGDAVFFNPAVFHAAGTNRTLDVRRVANLLQVSSAFGRAMETVDREAVANAVFPVLRRRRAEGVGEEWLEHVIAASAEGYPFPTNLDSDPPVDGLAPPSQADVVRRALHEDWTPRALRDELRAATVRRES, encoded by the coding sequence ATGTCCCTCACCGCCGCCCAGCACCGTGCCTGGCTGACCGAGCAGGACTGCGACCTCGGCGTCCTCCGCTCGCTCGTCGAGCGCACGACGGACATCACCGCCTACCCGCACGCCTCGACGGTCGAGAGCAACATCCTCGTCTACGACAGCGAGCGGCTCCGCGCGGCCGGAGCGGGCCGTGACGTGCGGGCCGAACTGGTCCGCGCGCTCACCGACGGACCCGGCATCGCGGTCTTCCGGGGCGCCTTCCCGGAAGCGGCGGTCGACCGGCTCACCGGCGTCTTCGAGGCCCTGATGGGCGAGCAGCGTGCCTCGGGCGCGGACGCCGGTGACCACTTCGCCACCCCGGGCGCGAACGACCGGGTGTGGAACGCGCTGGAGAAGGCGGCCCTCTACGACCCCGAGGTGTTCGCCGACTACTACGCGAGCGATGTACTGGCTCTGGTCTCGGCCGCCTGGCTGGGGCCCGGCTACCAGGTGACCTCGCAGGTCAACGTGGTCAACCCGGGCGGCGCCGCGCAGACCGCGCACCGCGACTACCACCTGGGGTTCCTCTCCAACGAGGCGGCGGCCGCCTATCCGGCGCACGTGCACCGCCTCTCCCCCGTGCTCACGCTCCAGGGCGCGGTGGCGCACTGCGACATGCCCGTCGAGTCGGGCCCGACGCTCTACCTGCCGTACTCACAGACGTACGAGCCCGGCTACCTGGCCTGGCGGCTGCCGGAGTTCCAGGCGTACTTCAAGGCGCACCACGTCCAGCTCCCGCTGGCGAAGGGTGATGCCGTCTTCTTCAACCCGGCTGTGTTCCACGCGGCCGGCACCAACCGCACGCTGGACGTGCGGCGCGTCGCCAATCTGCTCCAGGTGTCCTCGGCGTTCGGGCGAGCCATGGAGACGGTGGACCGGGAGGCGGTGGCGAACGCGGTCTTCCCGGTGCTGCGCAGGCGCCGGGCCGAGGGCGTCGGCGAGGAGTGGCTGGAGCATGTGATCGCCGCGAGCGCCGAGGGCTACCCGTTCCCCACCAACCTCGACAGTGACCCGCCGGTGGACGGCCTGGCCCCGCCCTCACAGGCGGACGTCGTACGGCGGGCGCTGCACGAGGACTGGACCCCGCGGGCTCTGCGGGACGAACTGCGGGCCGCCACCGTACGGCGCGAGAGCTGA
- a CDS encoding LacI family DNA-binding transcriptional regulator, with product MGHPYPIREIARQAGLSEATVDRVLNGRGGVRESTAREVHQAIADLDRQRTQVRLVGRTFMIDIVMQTPERFSTAVRAALEAELPALHPAVVRSRFHFRETGPVQELTRTLDRIARRGSQGVVLKAPDVPEVTAAVDRLAEAGIPVVTLVTDLPSTARLAYVGIDNRAAGATAAYLMGQWLGERPGNVLTSLSSGFFRNEEEREMGFRSAMRARHPDRTLVEIAEGQGLDATQYDLVRAALKRDPDIRAVYSIGGGNIATLRAFEDAGRECAVFVAHDLDHDNTRLLREHRLSAVLHHDLRQDMREACHIVMRAHGALPPAGPTLPSAIQVVTPYNMPTPL from the coding sequence GTGGGCCATCCCTACCCGATCCGGGAGATCGCACGTCAGGCGGGCCTGAGCGAGGCCACCGTCGACCGGGTCCTCAACGGCCGGGGCGGGGTGCGCGAGAGCACCGCCCGGGAGGTCCACCAGGCCATCGCCGACCTGGACCGGCAGCGCACCCAGGTCCGGCTGGTCGGCCGCACCTTCATGATCGACATCGTGATGCAGACGCCGGAACGGTTCTCCACCGCCGTCCGCGCCGCCCTGGAGGCCGAACTTCCGGCCCTGCACCCGGCCGTCGTGCGCTCGCGCTTCCACTTCCGGGAGACCGGTCCGGTCCAGGAGCTGACCAGGACGCTGGACCGGATAGCCCGGCGCGGCTCGCAGGGCGTGGTCCTCAAGGCCCCGGACGTCCCCGAGGTCACGGCCGCCGTCGACCGGCTCGCCGAGGCGGGCATCCCCGTGGTGACCCTGGTGACCGACCTGCCCTCCACCGCACGGCTCGCCTACGTCGGCATCGACAACCGGGCGGCGGGCGCGACCGCCGCGTACCTCATGGGCCAGTGGCTGGGCGAACGCCCCGGCAATGTGCTCACCAGCCTCAGCAGCGGCTTCTTCCGCAACGAGGAGGAGCGCGAGATGGGCTTCCGCAGCGCCATGCGCGCCCGGCACCCCGATCGCACGCTCGTCGAGATCGCCGAGGGCCAGGGCCTGGACGCCACCCAGTACGACCTCGTCCGGGCCGCGCTGAAGCGTGACCCGGACATCCGCGCGGTCTACTCGATCGGCGGCGGCAACATCGCCACCCTGCGCGCCTTCGAGGACGCCGGGCGGGAGTGCGCGGTCTTCGTCGCCCACGACCTCGACCACGACAACACCCGGCTGCTGCGCGAGCACCGCCTGTCCGCCGTGCTCCACCACGACCTGCGCCAGGACATGCGCGAGGCCTGCCACATCGTGATGCGCGCCCACGGCGCCCTGCCGCCCGCGGGACCCACGCTGCCCTCCGCGATCCAGGTCGTGACGCCCTACAACATGCCTACGCCCTTGTGA